The Methylobacterium currus genome contains a region encoding:
- a CDS encoding ArsR/SmtB family transcription factor: protein MDATPPTEWMRLQDKAGDAARLLRLLANEKRLLILCLLAAQGERDVTSLAEAVGLSQSALSQHLARLREDGLVAFRRESQTLYYRLEDPRAAQLLATLKDIFCPDLA from the coding sequence ATGGACGCCACGCCGCCGACCGAATGGATGCGCCTCCAGGACAAGGCCGGCGACGCGGCGCGCCTTCTTCGCCTCCTCGCCAACGAGAAGCGCCTGCTCATCCTGTGCCTGCTGGCCGCCCAGGGCGAGAGGGACGTCACGAGCCTCGCCGAAGCGGTCGGGCTCAGCCAATCGGCCCTGTCCCAGCACCTCGCCCGGCTGCGGGAGGACGGGCTGGTCGCGTTCCGGCGGGAGAGCCAGACGCTGTATTACCGGCTGGAGGACCCCCGGGCCGCGCAGCTGCTCGCCACCCTGAAGGACATCTTCTGCCCGGACCTCGCCTGA
- a CDS encoding MBL fold metallo-hydrolase, whose translation MPDRTTAPLGGPPIVAGFHDEPTGSVQYVVADPETKRCAIIDPVLDFDPKSGATATRSADALLAHLEREGYALAWILDTHPHADHFSAAGYLHDRTGAPTAIGEKVVAVQTLWKGLYNLPDTVRTDGSQWSRLFADGERFRIGNLEAEVMFTPGHTLASIAYRIGDAAFIHDTLFMPDSGTARADFPGGDAHALWRSIQRILALPDGTRLFTGHDYRPGGRAAAWESTVAQQRAENLHLVDTPGEEAFVRMREARDRGLPMPRLILHALQVNIRGGRLPEPEANGRRYLKIPLDALAGAAWGE comes from the coding sequence ATGCCCGACCGGACTACCGCGCCCCTGGGCGGACCGCCGATCGTCGCCGGCTTCCATGACGAGCCGACCGGCAGCGTCCAGTACGTCGTCGCCGATCCCGAGACGAAGCGTTGCGCCATCATCGACCCGGTCCTCGACTTCGACCCGAAATCCGGCGCGACCGCCACCCGCTCCGCCGACGCCCTCCTCGCCCATCTCGAACGTGAGGGATACGCGCTGGCGTGGATCCTCGACACGCACCCGCATGCCGACCATTTCTCGGCCGCCGGCTACCTGCATGACCGGACGGGCGCCCCGACCGCCATCGGCGAGAAGGTGGTCGCGGTGCAGACGCTCTGGAAGGGGCTCTACAACCTGCCCGACACGGTCCGGACCGACGGCTCGCAGTGGAGCCGGCTCTTCGCCGATGGCGAGCGCTTCCGGATCGGCAACCTGGAGGCCGAGGTGATGTTCACGCCGGGCCACACCCTGGCCTCCATCGCCTACCGGATCGGAGACGCCGCCTTCATCCACGACACCTTGTTCATGCCCGATAGCGGCACGGCCCGGGCCGACTTCCCGGGCGGCGACGCCCACGCGCTCTGGCGCAGCATCCAGCGCATCCTGGCGCTGCCGGACGGGACGCGGCTGTTCACCGGGCATGATTACCGCCCGGGCGGGCGCGCCGCGGCCTGGGAGAGCACGGTCGCGCAACAGCGGGCGGAGAACCTTCACCTGGTCGACACCCCGGGCGAGGAGGCGTTCGTGCGGATGCGCGAGGCCCGCGACCGCGGACTGCCGATGCCGAGGCTCATCCTGCACGCCTTGCAGGTGAACATCCGCGGCGGGCGCCTGCCCGAGCCCGAGGCGAACGGACGGCGTTACCTGAAGATCCCGCTCGACGCCCTCGCCGGCGCGGCATGGGGCGAGTGA
- a CDS encoding YeeE/YedE family protein, whose protein sequence is MDTFTPLTATLGGIMIGTSAALFLLLNGRIAGISGILGGLLAPKPGESGWRVAFLAGLVLAPTAYAVLGGILPPVTVEGSLPRLILAGLLVGIGARLGSGCTSGHGVCGIGRGSPRSLVATGTFMAVAILTVFVVRHVLGA, encoded by the coding sequence ATGGACACCTTCACGCCACTCACGGCCACCCTCGGCGGGATCATGATCGGAACCTCCGCGGCCCTGTTCCTGCTCCTCAACGGGCGCATCGCCGGAATCAGCGGCATCCTGGGCGGCCTGCTCGCCCCGAAGCCGGGCGAGAGCGGCTGGCGGGTCGCCTTCCTGGCCGGCCTGGTCCTGGCGCCGACCGCCTATGCCGTCCTCGGCGGCATCCTGCCGCCGGTGACGGTCGAGGGGTCGCTCCCGCGCCTGATCCTCGCGGGCCTGCTGGTCGGAATCGGCGCGCGTCTCGGGTCCGGCTGCACCAGCGGCCACGGCGTCTGCGGCATCGGCCGGGGCTCGCCCCGCTCCCTCGTCGCCACCGGCACCTTCATGGCGGTCGCGATCCTGACCGTCTTCGTCGTCCGCCACGTGCTCGGAGCCTGA
- a CDS encoding YeeE/YedE family protein produces MARTASAFAAGLLFGLGLIVSGMADPAKVLAFLDVAGRWDPSLAFVMAGAVSVFAIGYRIATRRGRPLLAARLDIPTRRDLDPRLVAGAAIFGVGWGLAGLCPGPALTLLTVASAPAAIFVAAMVVGMVLVTLLPSPASTPTALQGDDA; encoded by the coding sequence ATGGCCAGAACCGCCTCCGCCTTCGCCGCCGGCTTGCTGTTCGGCCTCGGCCTGATCGTGTCCGGCATGGCCGATCCGGCCAAGGTCCTGGCCTTCCTGGACGTGGCCGGCCGCTGGGATCCGAGTCTCGCCTTCGTCATGGCGGGCGCCGTCTCGGTCTTCGCCATCGGCTACCGCATCGCGACGCGCCGCGGCCGGCCCTTGCTCGCCGCCCGGCTCGACATCCCGACCCGGCGCGACCTCGACCCGCGCCTGGTCGCCGGCGCCGCGATCTTCGGCGTCGGCTGGGGGCTCGCCGGCCTCTGCCCCGGGCCGGCCCTGACCCTGCTCACGGTCGCCTCGGCTCCCGCCGCGATCTTCGTGGCCGCGATGGTCGTCGGCATGGTGCTCGTCACCCTCCTGCCCTCGCCGGCCTCGACGCCAACCGCCTTGCAGGGCGACGACGCATGA
- the minD gene encoding septum site-determining protein MinD, with product MAKVIVVTSGKGGVGKTTTTAALGAALARTGQKVCVVDFDVGLRNLDLIMGAERRVVYDLINVVQGDAKLTQALIRDKRLDTLSLLPASQTRDKDALTDEGVARVIGELREKFDWVICDSPAGIERGATLAMRHADIAVVVTNPEVSSVRDSDRIIGLLDSKTERAEKGERLEKHLILTRYDPGRAERGEMLKIDDVLEILSIPLLAVIPESEEVLKASNLGSPVTLNAPQSAPARAYADAVRRLKGETVAMTVPVEKRSLLGKLFPRRAA from the coding sequence ATGGCCAAAGTCATCGTGGTGACGTCCGGCAAGGGAGGGGTGGGCAAGACCACCACGACGGCGGCTTTGGGCGCGGCCCTGGCCCGGACCGGACAGAAAGTCTGCGTGGTCGATTTCGATGTCGGCCTGCGCAACCTCGACCTCATCATGGGCGCCGAGCGCCGGGTCGTCTACGACCTCATCAACGTCGTCCAGGGCGACGCCAAGCTCACCCAGGCGCTCATCCGCGACAAGCGCCTCGACACCCTGTCGCTGCTGCCCGCCTCGCAGACCCGCGACAAGGACGCGCTGACCGACGAGGGCGTCGCCCGCGTGATCGGGGAGCTTCGCGAGAAGTTCGACTGGGTGATCTGCGACAGCCCGGCCGGCATCGAGCGCGGCGCGACGCTGGCGATGCGCCACGCCGACATCGCCGTGGTGGTGACGAATCCCGAGGTCTCCTCGGTGCGCGACTCCGACCGCATCATCGGGCTCCTCGATTCCAAGACCGAGCGGGCCGAGAAGGGCGAGCGGCTGGAGAAGCACCTGATCCTGACCCGCTACGACCCCGGTCGGGCCGAGCGCGGCGAGATGCTGAAGATCGACGACGTGCTGGAGATCCTGTCGATCCCGCTGCTCGCCGTGATCCCGGAGAGCGAGGAGGTGCTGAAGGCCTCGAACCTCGGCAGCCCGGTGACGCTCAACGCGCCCCAGAGCGCCCCGGCCCGCGCCTATGCCGACGCAGTCAGGCGCCTGAAGGGCGAGACCGTGGCGATGACCGTACCGGTCGAGAAGCGCTCGCTGCTCGGCAAGCTTTTCCCCCGGAGGGCGGCATGA
- the minC gene encoding septum site-determining protein MinC — protein MTSQTQTRPPIRFRGRSFLAVVLAPEAPIEDWLADLDALAKRSPAFFAGRAVILDVTALAPSRDALHDLVAALNQREIPIMGIEGAGAGSLGPGMPPPLNGGRPSGEVAMPGEAPAAAPVERVTGAKSLMLESPVRSGQAILFPEGDVTVMGSVASGAEVIAGGSIHIYGALRGRAIAGAAGSPGARIFCRKFEPELLAIDGLYRIADDIDPSLRGRAVQVWLDGDTMRTAALD, from the coding sequence GTGACCAGCCAGACCCAAACCCGCCCGCCGATCCGCTTCCGTGGCCGCTCGTTCCTGGCGGTCGTGTTAGCTCCCGAGGCGCCGATCGAGGATTGGCTCGCCGACCTCGATGCCCTTGCCAAGCGCTCTCCGGCGTTCTTCGCCGGCCGCGCCGTGATCCTCGACGTGACCGCGCTCGCGCCGAGCCGGGACGCGCTTCACGACCTGGTGGCCGCCCTCAATCAGCGCGAGATCCCCATTATGGGGATCGAGGGCGCCGGGGCCGGCTCGCTCGGGCCCGGGATGCCGCCGCCCCTCAATGGCGGCCGGCCCTCCGGCGAGGTGGCGATGCCCGGCGAGGCGCCGGCCGCCGCCCCGGTCGAGCGGGTGACGGGCGCGAAGTCGCTGATGCTGGAGAGCCCCGTGCGCTCCGGCCAGGCGATCCTCTTCCCCGAGGGCGACGTGACCGTGATGGGCTCGGTGGCCTCGGGCGCCGAGGTCATCGCCGGCGGCTCGATCCACATCTACGGGGCGCTGCGGGGCCGCGCCATTGCGGGAGCCGCGGGGTCGCCGGGGGCCCGCATCTTCTGCCGCAAGTTCGAGCCCGAGCTGCTCGCGATCGACGGCCTCTACCGCATCGCCGACGACATCGACCCGAGCTTGCGCGGCCGCGCCGTCCAGGTCTGGCTCGACGGCGACACGATGCGCACCGCCGCCCTCGACTAA
- the minE gene encoding cell division topological specificity factor MinE: MNLLSFLSRRGTAPVARERLQILLAHERTAFGRSDLVAVLREEILAVIAKHVAIDQEKVKVTMERGDAVSTLGVDIELPDNKVARLASA; this comes from the coding sequence ATGAACCTGCTGAGCTTCCTGTCGCGGCGCGGGACGGCGCCGGTAGCGCGCGAGCGGCTTCAGATCCTGCTGGCGCACGAGCGCACCGCGTTCGGCCGCTCGGACCTGGTGGCGGTGCTGCGCGAGGAGATCCTGGCGGTGATCGCCAAGCACGTCGCCATCGACCAGGAGAAGGTGAAGGTGACGATGGAGCGGGGCGACGCCGTCTCGACCCTCGGCGTCGACATCGAACTCCCGGACAACAAGGTCGCCCGGCTCGCCAGCGCCTGA